One part of the Spiroplasma turonicum genome encodes these proteins:
- a CDS encoding SIR2 family protein, with translation MKENERNTLLILLNLCYEHYSKKNIMFYGSGLSLNFNVIDWRGFINKLLKDLECFISNEEISDESISLLNDLKSLKTRLNNKQIDIIYALDWLYYFLKINKDGLDNIKYYKIVKKSYLKYFKFQNNTQKLNNLNILNLVQKLSEKVITTNYDDILLINKSEQEKNFITSFWSNDTNFLESEQFYISLHGSIVEEYFKENNKSNIWEAEGNTFSIIDSLTSFVNCYMVEESKVNIFLKKLIKRLFKKEENLIFFGYSFNDYLLGKKLIEEVDMYTYKNKPFEKKFTIFQDDIDHYLKNTYLNKSLGSDRSVSLLERDYIGYVFFSDIIELKNAIFDSESINLFNDKLTLKKSINGKLLSFEKKIESYDIVDKNKFLSNFLDNLKEFDDLKKLFYNNIIEDIFCIIDKNMYKEKIKQLYQYINKNIIDNFYKKIYKDTCIYEICDYDYLELFFKYSIKKDEIDKKNYALFLYSIIEVYKMELNEKNEVIEEFFNHIDYIDCLKELNNYAIKFIKFKKFIVDNYSGVSIKIKEWGQKKDDQNI, from the coding sequence ATGAAAGAAAATGAAAGAAACACACTTCTTATCTTATTAAATCTATGTTACGAACATTATTCGAAAAAAAACATAATGTTTTATGGTTCGGGCCTTTCTCTAAATTTTAATGTTATTGATTGGCGTGGTTTTATAAATAAATTATTAAAGGATTTAGAATGTTTTATTAGTAATGAAGAAATTTCAGATGAAAGCATTTCTCTATTAAATGACTTAAAAAGTTTAAAAACACGTCTTAATAATAAACAAATTGACATAATTTATGCTCTAGATTGACTATATTATTTTTTAAAAATTAATAAGGATGGATTAGATAATATAAAATATTACAAAATAGTCAAAAAATCCTATCTGAAATATTTTAAGTTTCAAAATAATACACAAAAACTAAATAACCTTAATATATTGAATTTGGTTCAAAAACTTAGTGAAAAAGTTATAACCACAAACTATGACGATATTCTTCTAATTAATAAAAGCGAACAAGAAAAAAACTTTATAACCAGTTTTTGAAGTAATGATACAAATTTTTTAGAAAGTGAGCAGTTTTACATATCATTGCACGGGAGCATAGTTGAGGAATATTTTAAGGAAAATAATAAATCGAATATTTGAGAAGCAGAAGGAAATACTTTCTCAATCATTGACTCTTTAACATCCTTTGTTAATTGTTATATGGTTGAAGAATCAAAAGTAAACATATTTTTAAAAAAGTTAATAAAGCGATTATTTAAAAAAGAAGAAAATCTAATTTTTTTTGGATATAGTTTTAATGATTATTTATTAGGTAAAAAGCTTATTGAAGAAGTGGATATGTATACTTATAAAAATAAACCCTTTGAAAAAAAATTCACTATTTTTCAGGACGATATTGACCATTATTTAAAAAATACTTATTTAAATAAAAGTTTAGGTTCTGATAGAAGTGTATCTCTTTTAGAGAGAGATTACATTGGTTATGTATTTTTCAGCGACATTATAGAATTAAAAAATGCAATATTTGATTCAGAAAGTATAAATCTCTTTAATGATAAGCTAACTCTAAAAAAATCTATAAATGGTAAACTTTTAAGTTTTGAAAAAAAAATAGAATCATATGATATAGTAGATAAAAATAAATTTTTATCTAACTTTTTAGACAATTTAAAAGAATTTGATGATTTAAAAAAACTTTTTTATAATAATATAATAGAAGATATATTTTGTATTATTGATAAAAATATGTACAAAGAAAAAATTAAACAATTATACCAATATATTAATAAAAATATAATTGATAATTTTTATAAAAAAATATATAAAGATACTTGCATTTACGAAATCTGCGATTATGATTATCTTGAGTTATTTTTCAAATACTCAATTAAAAAAGATGAAATAGATAAAAAAAATTATGCATTATTTTTATATTCAATAATAGAAGTTTATAAAATGGAATTAAACGAAAAAAATGAAGTTATAGAAGAATTCTTTAATCATATAGACTATATAGATTGTTTAAAAGAGCTTAATAATTATGCAATTAAATTTATTAAATTTAAAAAATTTATAGTAGATAATTATTCCGGTGTAAGCATTAAAATAAAAGAGTGAGGACAAAAAAAAGATGATCAGAACATTTAA
- the mgtA gene encoding magnesium-translocating P-type ATPase, whose translation MKKIIKTKVKKEVTLTNYVKLDHKELLKKIDSNQFGLSEKQVEENRLKYGENKLKQKKLNVFLTFIKSFLSPFNIILIIIDAFSFYSYASEDGDKFDLIGALLVLFMIVLSGTIYFVQEIRSHLVIKKMLTESRQQSKIIRDVDFNFKSVDNANSIKLIKEAEHIDNDEIVFGDLVYFSNGDLVPADTRIIWSNNLYLNQSSLTGESFPIQKKDTHNSDKNEYLEYENICYTGTEVVSGSGLGIVVATGENTYFSLIDKKVKEKRPKSSFEKGIKKVIFFLIAFMLAVTPIVFIVYGVRPGDVDNKWFNATLFAIAVAVGLTPEMLPIIVTSNLSRGYSKIKKNNVVVKNLNAVQNIGAIDILCTDKTGTITSGEISLDKTLTFTNQKSEETIEKILYLNSYYQSGFQNPIDQAVLLSKKIKVPNLDGYEKEWEVPFDFQRKILSVILTKNDQKEIFTKGAVDEILKVCNRININGEIVEITDEHKTKIIDKSHELNQEGFRVIGIAHNVLEDEDIEDDLVFYGYATFYDEPKKTSKEIIKKLEIKGITTKVLTGDSEIITRSICKNVDFKITKLYTGKQIEEMDQEQLEKAVREANVFVKLSPIHKTIIIETLKKLGHVVGFMGDGINDAPVLRESDIAISFADASNIAQEAADMILMGESLMAIDSAVTEGRYSLANILKYIKVTIASNFGNVLSVLVALFLTTVEPMQPLHLLLQNLLYDIVMFAFIFDKVDQKFLAKPRPFTTKNMIWFALINGPVSSIFDISTFLVLLYGFTNKVGVIPGINVDDNLLYNNSKEMFNASWFLVGLMTQTAVMQMYRTEKIPFIQSRASWQVNVSTVFVCSMAIIVPYTPINETVKMATPPLEFMPIGIGFVLAYICLAQTVKLGYIKLFKEWL comes from the coding sequence ATGAAAAAAATAATTAAGACTAAAGTCAAAAAAGAAGTAACTCTCACAAACTATGTAAAATTAGATCATAAAGAATTATTGAAGAAAATAGATTCAAATCAATTTGGATTAAGTGAAAAACAAGTTGAAGAGAATAGATTAAAATATGGTGAAAATAAATTAAAACAAAAAAAACTAAATGTTTTTTTAACATTCATAAAATCTTTTTTAAGTCCTTTTAATATTATATTAATAATTATTGATGCTTTTAGTTTTTACTCATATGCAAGTGAAGATGGAGATAAGTTCGACTTAATAGGAGCTTTGCTAGTATTATTCATGATTGTATTAAGTGGTACTATTTATTTCGTTCAAGAAATACGTTCTCATTTAGTTATAAAAAAAATGCTTACTGAAAGTAGACAACAATCTAAAATTATTAGAGATGTTGATTTTAATTTCAAATCAGTTGATAATGCAAATTCAATTAAGCTAATTAAAGAAGCAGAACATATTGATAATGATGAAATTGTTTTTGGAGATTTAGTATACTTTTCAAATGGTGATCTAGTACCTGCTGACACTAGAATTATATGATCAAATAACCTATACTTAAATCAATCTTCACTTACTGGTGAATCATTTCCTATTCAAAAAAAGGACACACACAATTCTGATAAAAATGAGTATCTAGAATATGAAAATATTTGTTATACAGGTACTGAAGTTGTATCTGGTAGTGGTTTAGGAATTGTTGTTGCAACAGGTGAGAATACATATTTTTCACTTATTGATAAAAAGGTAAAAGAAAAGAGACCTAAAAGCTCTTTTGAAAAAGGAATCAAAAAAGTCATTTTCTTCCTTATAGCATTTATGTTAGCTGTTACTCCAATAGTTTTTATAGTTTATGGAGTAAGACCAGGTGATGTAGATAATAAATGATTTAATGCAACATTGTTTGCGATTGCTGTTGCAGTTGGTTTAACACCAGAAATGTTACCAATTATTGTAACTTCTAACCTTTCAAGAGGTTATTCAAAAATTAAAAAAAATAATGTAGTAGTTAAAAATTTAAATGCTGTACAAAATATAGGAGCAATTGATATATTATGTACTGATAAAACTGGAACAATTACAAGTGGTGAGATATCACTTGATAAAACATTAACATTTACAAATCAAAAGTCTGAAGAAACAATCGAGAAAATTTTATATTTAAATAGTTATTATCAATCTGGTTTTCAAAACCCTATTGATCAAGCTGTTTTATTAAGCAAAAAAATTAAAGTACCTAATTTAGATGGGTATGAAAAAGAATGAGAAGTTCCATTCGACTTCCAAAGAAAAATTTTATCTGTTATTTTAACAAAAAATGATCAAAAAGAAATTTTTACAAAGGGTGCTGTTGATGAAATCTTAAAAGTATGTAACCGTATTAACATCAATGGTGAAATTGTTGAAATTACAGATGAGCATAAAACTAAAATAATTGATAAGAGTCATGAGTTAAATCAAGAAGGTTTTAGAGTAATTGGAATTGCTCACAACGTTCTTGAAGATGAAGATATTGAAGATGATTTAGTATTTTATGGTTATGCTACATTCTATGATGAACCAAAAAAAACATCTAAAGAAATCATTAAAAAGTTAGAAATAAAAGGAATAACAACAAAAGTTCTAACAGGGGATAGTGAAATTATAACAAGATCAATTTGTAAAAATGTTGATTTTAAGATAACAAAATTATATACAGGAAAACAAATAGAAGAAATGGACCAAGAACAACTTGAAAAAGCTGTAAGAGAAGCAAATGTTTTTGTAAAACTTAGTCCAATACATAAAACAATAATAATTGAAACTTTAAAAAAATTAGGTCATGTTGTTGGTTTTATGGGTGATGGTATAAATGACGCACCTGTGTTAAGAGAATCAGATATTGCAATTTCATTTGCTGATGCATCAAACATTGCTCAAGAAGCAGCAGATATGATATTAATGGGTGAATCTTTAATGGCAATTGATTCAGCAGTTACAGAAGGAAGATATAGTCTTGCAAATATATTAAAATATATTAAAGTGACTATTGCTTCAAACTTTGGTAACGTTCTAAGTGTTTTAGTTGCGTTATTTTTAACAACAGTTGAACCTATGCAACCATTACATCTATTATTACAAAATTTATTATATGATATAGTAATGTTTGCTTTCATATTTGATAAAGTAGATCAAAAGTTTCTTGCTAAACCTAGACCATTTACAACTAAGAATATGATTTGGTTTGCTTTAATAAACGGTCCTGTTAGTTCAATATTTGATATATCTACATTCTTAGTATTATTGTATGGATTTACTAATAAGGTCGGTGTAATTCCTGGAATTAATGTTGATGATAATCTACTTTACAATAATTCAAAAGAGATGTTTAATGCAAGTTGGTTCCTAGTCGGGTTAATGACTCAAACAGCAGTTATGCAAATGTACAGAACTGAAAAAATACCATTCATACAATCAAGAGCTTCTTGACAAGTTAATGTATCAACAGTATTTGTTTGTTCAATGGCTATAATAGTTCCATATACACCAATTAATGAAACTGTTAAAATGGCTACACCACCATTAGAATTTATGCCTATTGGTATTGGTTTTGTTCTTGCATATATTTGTTTAGCACAAACAGTAAAATTAGGATACATAAAATTATTTAAAGAATGATTATAA
- the purD gene encoding phosphoribosylamine--glycine ligase produces the protein MEKQIVLILGKGGREHALARKCSKSPLCKQVYVIPGNDGMKNCATVVKDIDYENPLSILNFAIQNKVTLTIVGDEMFLEKGVVDLFDKNQLKIFGPTKEAAKIESSKIFAKNIFEKYNIPTADFIATDDKEVALNFLNQNKKYPIVIKNDGLASGKGVFIINSLIEAKNVINSIFDENIFNNDNCGVVIEEFLEGKEFSLLAIVNNNSYLTLQPAKDYKKIFDNDLGSNTGGMGCYTPVDYVTKDIINFCNKEIIEKTIKALKNEGINYKGVLYAGLMLTNNNEVKVIEFNSRFGDPETEVLMPAMKSDLVEVILNILDENILEVNWHNENFVGVTIASEGYPGDYKTNIKIANKNKLINDEFIYHMGTKYNEKNDFFESNGGRVLFIVNKDINKSSCINNLYKKIEDFNFNKFYYRKDIGK, from the coding sequence ATGGAAAAACAAATAGTTTTAATACTTGGTAAAGGTGGTAGAGAACATGCTCTTGCAAGAAAGTGCAGTAAATCTCCACTATGTAAACAAGTTTATGTTATCCCCGGAAATGATGGAATGAAAAATTGTGCAACAGTAGTAAAAGATATTGATTATGAAAACCCTTTGAGTATTTTAAACTTTGCTATCCAAAATAAAGTAACTTTAACAATTGTTGGAGATGAGATGTTTCTTGAAAAAGGTGTTGTTGATCTTTTTGATAAAAACCAACTTAAGATTTTTGGTCCTACAAAAGAAGCCGCTAAAATAGAATCCTCAAAAATCTTTGCTAAAAATATTTTTGAAAAATATAATATTCCAACTGCAGACTTTATTGCAACTGATGATAAAGAAGTAGCTTTAAACTTTTTAAATCAAAATAAAAAATATCCAATTGTAATTAAAAATGATGGTTTAGCTAGTGGAAAAGGTGTATTTATAATTAATTCATTGATTGAGGCAAAGAATGTAATTAATAGTATTTTTGATGAAAATATCTTTAACAATGATAATTGTGGAGTTGTAATAGAGGAGTTTTTAGAAGGAAAAGAATTTAGTTTATTAGCAATTGTAAATAATAATTCATATTTAACATTACAACCAGCAAAAGATTATAAAAAAATATTTGATAACGATTTAGGAAGTAATACTGGTGGGATGGGTTGTTATACTCCTGTAGATTATGTAACTAAAGACATTATAAATTTTTGTAATAAAGAGATAATCGAAAAAACTATAAAAGCCCTTAAAAATGAAGGTATTAATTATAAAGGAGTACTTTATGCTGGATTAATGCTTACAAATAATAATGAAGTTAAAGTAATCGAGTTTAATAGTAGATTTGGTGATCCTGAAACTGAGGTATTAATGCCAGCTATGAAAAGTGATTTAGTAGAGGTAATATTAAACATTTTAGATGAGAATATATTAGAAGTTAATTGACATAATGAAAACTTTGTTGGTGTAACAATAGCTAGTGAAGGTTATCCTGGAGATTATAAAACAAATATAAAAATTGCAAATAAGAATAAATTGATTAATGACGAATTTATTTATCATATGGGAACCAAATACAATGAAAAAAATGACTTTTTTGAAAGTAATGGTGGACGAGTACTATTTATAGTGAATAAAGATATTAATAAATCAAGTTGCATTAATAATCTATATAAAAAGATAGAAGACTTTAATTTTAATAAATTTTATTATAGAAAAGATATAGGAAAATAA
- the purH gene encoding bifunctional phosphoribosylaminoimidazolecarboxamide formyltransferase/IMP cyclohydrolase: MKYALISVFNKNNLIEFANELIKLNYKIISTGGTYNYLLENKIESLKVEELTGFPEILDGRVKTLHPNLYGGILSIRNNNIHKEQVLKHKINYIDIIVVDLYPFLKTVKNKNSSHEDIIENIDIGGVSLLRAGAKNYKDVITISDINDYGLIISKLNNNSVDDSFKLELAQKAFSHTSSYDSLINNYLFKKLNKDSLPDILTLSYSKVETLRYGENPHQKATLYKDDYFEEISLTNAEQLNGKQLSYNNLLDANSAINIVKDLNDFTCMVGIKHLNPCGVSIKGNVEELWDKVLDSDSISIFGGIVATNQVINKNVAEKMSKIFLEIIIAQDFDKEALEILSKKKNLRLLKLDFKNNNIKINKYQYTTINQGLLVQEKDLYKHNIKDWKIVTNKKLDENEMLEAYFAYVVVKHVKSNAIAITKQFQTIGVGPGQMNRIGSAKIALEQAGKKAEDAFLSSDAFLPFSDVVELASKFKIKAIIQPGGSLKDQESIDMANEKGIAMIFTSVRHFKH, from the coding sequence ATGAAGTATGCATTAATATCTGTATTTAATAAAAATAATTTAATAGAATTCGCTAATGAATTAATAAAATTAAATTACAAAATTATTAGTACCGGAGGTACTTATAACTATTTGTTAGAAAATAAAATTGAATCATTAAAAGTAGAAGAGCTTACTGGCTTTCCTGAAATACTTGATGGTAGAGTAAAAACATTGCACCCAAATTTATATGGTGGTATCTTATCAATAAGAAATAATAATATTCATAAAGAGCAAGTTCTTAAACATAAAATTAACTACATAGATATTATCGTTGTTGATCTTTATCCTTTTTTAAAAACTGTAAAGAATAAAAATAGCTCTCATGAAGACATTATTGAAAACATTGACATTGGTGGAGTTAGCTTATTGCGTGCAGGGGCTAAAAATTATAAAGATGTAATAACCATATCTGATATTAATGATTATGGTTTAATAATTTCTAAATTAAATAATAACTCTGTTGACGATAGTTTTAAATTAGAACTAGCACAAAAAGCCTTCTCACATACTTCATCGTATGATTCTTTAATAAATAATTACTTGTTTAAGAAATTAAATAAAGATTCACTTCCTGATATTTTAACATTATCTTACTCAAAAGTTGAAACTTTAAGGTATGGTGAAAACCCTCATCAAAAAGCGACTTTATATAAAGATGATTATTTTGAAGAGATATCATTAACAAATGCAGAACAACTTAATGGAAAGCAATTGTCATATAATAATTTATTAGATGCAAATAGCGCCATTAATATTGTAAAAGATTTAAATGATTTTACATGTATGGTTGGTATTAAACACTTGAATCCTTGTGGTGTTTCTATTAAAGGTAATGTTGAAGAGTTGTGAGATAAAGTTTTAGATAGTGATTCTATTTCAATCTTTGGTGGAATTGTTGCCACTAATCAAGTTATTAATAAAAATGTGGCAGAAAAAATGTCGAAAATATTTTTAGAAATTATAATAGCTCAAGATTTTGATAAAGAGGCATTAGAGATTTTAAGTAAGAAAAAGAACTTAAGATTACTTAAATTAGATTTTAAAAATAATAATATTAAAATAAATAAATACCAATACACTACAATTAACCAAGGTTTATTAGTTCAAGAAAAAGATTTATATAAACATAATATAAAAGATTGAAAAATAGTAACCAATAAAAAGTTAGATGAAAACGAAATGCTAGAAGCATACTTTGCTTATGTTGTAGTAAAACATGTTAAATCTAATGCCATTGCAATAACAAAACAATTCCAGACAATTGGTGTTGGTCCTGGTCAAATGAATAGAATAGGTTCTGCTAAAATTGCTCTTGAACAAGCTGGAAAAAAAGCAGAAGATGCTTTTCTATCTAGTGATGCATTTTTACCATTTAGTGATGTTGTAGAACTCGCGTCTAAATTTAAAATTAAAGCTATAATACAACCAGGGGGTTCATTAAAAGACCAAGAATCAATAGATATGGCAAATGAAAAAGGTATAGCTATGATATTTACTTCTGTAAGGCATTTTAAACATTAA
- the purN gene encoding phosphoribosylglycinamide formyltransferase, whose amino-acid sequence MVNIAIFASGNGSNFQSIVDSYKQNKLFVNKIILITNRKNCYASQRAIDNNIKNYNFLLSNYKDKREYEESILKVLQKENISYIFLAGYMTMITDILINKFKNKIINIHPSLLPSFKGKDAVRDALNYKVYLTGFTIHYVNEEMDSGQIIFQKEVKVYKNDNIDTLRLRIQEQEHIYYWKIINKIIKGEEV is encoded by the coding sequence ATGGTTAATATCGCAATTTTTGCTTCAGGTAATGGTAGCAACTTTCAATCTATAGTTGACTCTTATAAACAAAATAAATTATTTGTAAATAAAATTATATTAATAACAAATCGTAAAAACTGTTATGCTTCGCAAAGAGCAATTGATAACAATATTAAAAATTATAATTTTTTATTAAGTAACTATAAAGATAAAAGAGAATATGAAGAAAGTATTTTGAAAGTTTTACAAAAGGAAAACATAAGTTACATATTCTTAGCTGGTTATATGACAATGATTACTGATATTTTAATTAATAAATTTAAAAATAAAATTATAAATATTCACCCATCATTGTTACCTAGTTTTAAAGGTAAAGACGCTGTGAGAGATGCATTAAATTATAAAGTATACTTAACAGGTTTTACAATTCATTATGTAAATGAAGAAATGGATTCTGGACAAATCATTTTTCAAAAAGAAGTAAAAGTATATAAAAATGATAATATTGACACTTTAAGATTAAGAATTCAAGAACAAGAACATATTTATTATTGGAAAATTATAAATAAAATAATTAAAGGAGAAGAAGTTTAA
- the purM gene encoding phosphoribosylformylglycinamidine cyclo-ligase: MSENYKKSGVDIHKGYEVVNRIKKIVTNKFDANLSSNIGNFGCVFDLSKLNLKNPLLVSGTDGVGTKLLLAIESNIHNTIGVDLVAMCVNDIITLGATPLYFLDYIAVDKINVEIIESIITGIVDGCLQSECSLIGGETAEMQDMYIKNHYDLAGFITGAVEKEKIIDFKNVKPGNKIIAISSSGIHSNGYSLVRKIFFKDNNFKFDHKFEELDCSLITELMKPTKIYSKLVKNLMHSNIKINAMANITGGGLIENIPRALPKGLCANIFKSKLRINPIFNLMQRIGNIDEDEMFNIFNMGVGFVLIVDEDTHLDVVKLINKTDEYNSYLIGEVTQSNESIRLING, from the coding sequence ATGAGCGAAAATTATAAAAAGTCTGGTGTAGACATACACAAAGGTTATGAAGTTGTAAATAGAATAAAAAAAATAGTAACAAATAAATTTGATGCTAATCTTTCAAGTAATATAGGTAACTTTGGTTGTGTATTTGATCTTTCTAAACTAAACTTAAAGAATCCTTTATTAGTTTCTGGAACAGATGGAGTTGGTACAAAACTACTACTTGCTATCGAATCAAACATTCACAATACTATTGGTGTTGATTTAGTTGCAATGTGTGTAAATGACATTATAACTTTAGGTGCAACACCTCTATACTTTCTAGATTATATTGCTGTTGATAAAATAAATGTTGAAATTATAGAGTCTATAATAACAGGTATCGTTGATGGTTGTTTACAAAGTGAATGTTCATTAATTGGGGGAGAAACTGCAGAAATGCAAGATATGTATATTAAAAATCATTATGATCTTGCAGGTTTTATAACAGGAGCCGTGGAAAAAGAAAAAATTATAGACTTTAAAAATGTTAAACCCGGAAATAAAATCATCGCTATTAGTTCATCTGGTATTCATTCTAATGGTTATTCATTAGTAAGAAAAATATTTTTTAAAGACAATAACTTTAAGTTTGACCATAAGTTTGAAGAGTTAGATTGTAGTTTAATAACAGAACTTATGAAGCCAACAAAAATTTATTCAAAACTAGTTAAAAACCTAATGCACTCTAATATTAAAATCAATGCTATGGCCAATATTACAGGTGGAGGATTAATTGAAAATATACCAAGAGCTTTACCTAAAGGATTGTGTGCTAATATTTTTAAAAGTAAATTAAGAATTAATCCTATTTTTAATTTAATGCAAAGAATTGGTAATATTGATGAAGATGAGATGTTTAACATTTTTAATATGGGAGTAGGTTTTGTGTTAATAGTAGATGAAGATACTCATTTAGACGTTGTAAAACTAATCAATAAAACAGATGAATATAATTCTTATTTAATTGGAGAAGTAACACAAAGTAATGAAAGTATTAGGTTAATAAATGGTTAA